AAATTCAACATGTGGGCTTCGATTGTAAACATTGGACTTCCCTTTGGGATCTTTTACCGCATGCATTCAGTCGCCAGTCTGTTTGAGGTTTTTCTGACCTCATAGCGCTGCAGGAGCTTACGACAGCCGACTGTTTTGACGTTTTAAAGCTGTTTTGTATAAATTATCGTTTGTTTTTAcgattctttgttttttctctataAATTTGTCAAACAATGTCTGTTATGATGTTAAAACCTGTATATGTAacaattcaaatgtattcaaaatattattttcagaaGTCAAAAATGATTGCGAAGCTAATCTTGTATGACATGTTCTATGCTTCAgcctctgcacacacaaaataaaggcAAGCATTGCAGTATGTTGCGTAAGAAAAGGCTTGTGTtgtcatttattatcattattataaaaatattatttgtagtacccaattttttttttccggaCATTTTGTAGAgcaaatgattaattgatttaatcaacaaaataataagTAGCTTAATGGATTGTGAAAGTATTTGTTGGTTGCAACCCTAATTACTATCTCTTTTGGGGCTCTGAATCTACTGCATGCTATTCTGAAAAGGGTTTTTGGTGGTAATAGATTTGTTACCTTATTGTTGATAGGCCACTATTTAAACCTGGATTATGCACATCCttctatttatattgttttaatcaaactttattacttaaacagaacagcattttaaaaataatttaagttCATAAAGTTTAAACTGGTTGAAATAGGTGTCACTTTGGTGTGATTttgtacaaaatacaaaaaattgtgtttaaaaaaaaaatgaatccaacAAAACCTacagaaatattacattacattacagtcatttagcagacgcttttatccaaagcgacttacaataagtgtattcaacataggtattcaagagaactactagtcaccagaagtcataagcaTCTCCTTTCTGAAATAGTCACTTAactaaacacattaaatacaatcTCTCCCATAGTTTTAGAAAAGTTTACAAGcttgaaataaaagcattaatctACACTGGAACAATGTCATGTGACATAAATCCACTGACTGTATTGAAGAAGCAGAAATTGCTATGTATTTGTGCAGATTTGTGAGTCTTACCTTTGAGTCAGGCGCATTTAAAGCCACCCTTCTTTTGGGTCCTTCGCATACGGTTTTGTTTACAACCACGTCACCAGGAAATACATCCCCAACTTCCAACATGCTGAGACAGGTGATCGATGCTAAATTGACTTTTGTTATAACTCAGAAACGGTATTGTCTTTTGAATACAGTGTAACTCGTCTTAACCGATACATATTTGTGACTTGATGTGATTGAAATGACAAACTCAGCCGTGGAAACAAATATGTGGAAGATTAGCTTCAGCGTTAACCTGATTTGTATGTTAACAGGACTCGCAAGACGCTCCTCTTTTTGGTGAAGATGACGGTAACACAGGAGCAAGAAGGTCCAAAATAAGGTGAGATATGCTCCATTACTTCTGTCCTCAGTGACTGCCCTGTTCTGACCAAACGCCTTGTTTTATTATCACACCTGTGTTGCAGACATCCGATGGTCTCGTTCTTCCATCTCTTCTTCCGAACAAGTGCCATCTTGGTCTACTTACTGTGTGACATCTTCAGCAGTCGTTTCATTGCCTGCATGGTCACCATCATCCTCCTGCTGTCATGTGACTTCTGGACCGTGAAGGTGAGCAGGTCAGGTGGATCACTAGATGTGGGAATAGATTAATTCCATGTCATGTTTCGGTTTTGCACATAACACCTTGTCTGTGTCACATGAAGAGCTGCAGCTCGCTATTATTTAAGGACGCTGAAGCTTCTGACTCGCAGCTTCTGTATCTGCATTTAAGGGGAAAAGCGACAGATTCTCTGCTTTTTGCAGCTCTTACTGTTGTGAAAACGTGTTAGACACGTAAAGGTGAAGCCTTAACGCTGTCTTTAACACACTTTAGAATgatgaaaaagagagatttCAATGCTTTTATCAAGTCTAGACCACATTGGACCAGttccagattaaaaaaaacactatactTGGAGCAGGGTTTTGGACCTATatatgaaaaatgcatttaaaatgtagctttttttttttaccatttcacAAATAGAATAAAGCTTTCACCAATctgaaactgtgtttttaagaCTCTTTAGCCTATTTGGGTTAATTAATCCAGATTTGACTTGCCTAAATACATTGGTTTTGGATCTGGACCTTGTCCAATGTAGTCTATATGTGGCAAAAAACAGTGAAATCTCCCCTTTTGCATTTTCACATATAGAATAAAGCTTTTTCAAATCTGAAAATGGGTTTCAGACAGCCTCAACGCTTTACCTAAAGTGTCTTAACACATCTCACAACATTAAGAGGTGAAAAAATTGAGAATCTGTCACTCAGCAATGTTGGTTCAGTTTACCATAACCTTCAACTATGAccagaagggaaaaaaatgccccaagaaagagaaaaagttcCCACATTATTTTCCACAGCCCAAGCTGAAACATTCACATTGCTTCTTTTGGTCACAATCACATATGATGACGACAAACATCTAATCCTCTAATTAAAGAAGCTGTTCCAATAGTTGCAGAtcaagttttacttttttggtcTTTCAATCTCCATGTTccttatttaattaaatctggGCTTGTTGTGTGAATATTTGGACTGGTGCATTATGTGTATGTTGTTAATGatagaaacaaatcaaagaaacaaatcaaagtaCAAATCAAAGTTTCTTTCCCCTCAGAATGTATCTGGCAGACTGTTGGTGGGCCTTCGGTGGTGGAATCAAGTGGATAAAGATGGAAAGAACCACTGGGTGTTTGAGTCAAGGAAGGTAAGCAGAAGGTCATCCGATACAGTCCATGAAGGGCACCAAGCTCTTTCTAGctcaagagaaaaacaaagttttcttaACAAAGGTTTCTTACCTGGAAGAGGAAAGACACACATttggaaaaacaacatattttggaACATTGAAAGCCTcctcacatttcttttttaatgaatatcatTCAGTGTGACCTTGCCAGCAAGCAACTGCAGCTGTCTGCAAAGTTATAAAAGTTTCAATAAATACAAGGATGTTCATTGTAACTCAGGTGACTGCATTCCTGTATGTGCATCTACAATTTCACACACTAAATACACCTGCAgcgattcttttttttttttttttttttttttttttaaatgccagtGTAACATTTgcattcactcttttttttttttttttttaacagtgtaatGTAGCTGTATGACCTTTTTAGACAATTGCAGATAGTGTAACAAAGAACAGCTGCATTGTCCTCTCTGAAAAATATCCCACCTCACCTTAGGGACTTTGGACATGAATTTCCAAAGACtataagagttttttttttatcttggatTTTTATTCTAATAGCGTTAAACAAAACCTTGTTTAACTCTCTTAACAGACACAGAGCCTGAGCACGACGTCCAGTGCTGAGTCACAGATCTTCTGGCTCGGACTCATCGTGTGCCCCATCTTCTGGATCTTTTTTGTGTTCAGCACCATCTTCTCTTTCAAGATTAAATGGCTGGTCAGTTCAACGCTTTTGAAAGTGAATGCCAAATTTAATTTCCGTCTGTATTAGTTGCTAATTGTTGATCCACGTCTCGTCTTTTTGCCCCGCCCCCAGGCTGTCGTCATCATGGGCTTGGTCTTACAATGGGCGAACTTGTACGGCTATGTCAGATGCAAGTTGGGTGGACAGACCAACCTGAGACACATGGCACAGAATTATCTTGGGGCCCAGCTTTTTAAACAGGTATGTGAAGAGTAAAAATACTTAACATTTTTGTCTAAATGGCTTGATGCATTCACTTttgcatttctatttttctcaCAAAAGGCAATGAAGAAGACAGAGGAACCTTGACGTTGAAGATGGACTAGTGACGACACATCTGCAGTGTCATGGACTCTTTATATCTTCTTGCTACCTGTTGGTCTTTTCTGAAGGGGAATGggtttttcttatttcactCAAGTTTTTGATACAACtgattttgtatgtgtttttcctctgaaatCATTGACTGATTGATACGTTCAGGAAATAATTTCCAAACCTGTTAAtgcgaataaaaaaaaaaaccagcttGCTTTTGAGAATAAATGTAATACAGTAGTGTTGGCAGTGCATCAGTTCAGAGCACAGATAGTGTTATTATTTCTACTGATGTAAGGtaattttgaaatgtaaactgAGGTTACCACAAAACTAGCACATTCCCTAACGTACTTAAATTTATCTTAAGATAGGGGTTAAGAAGGTAATGTTTAAACGCCGTTCTCCTGATGGGAATGGATCAAGGGGATGCCTTAAATTCAAGGcagttttgttgttaaaaagcattatttttacGTAACACTTTTGTAACTTTTGACTGCTCAGCATCTCTGAATGTACTGTATACTGTTGTGAAAAGGGCTTTTTGGGGACAATTTACATAGGTATAGATGTTCCCATAGTGTGCCTAATGTTTAAATGAGGAGTGTGGGTCTTCAAGTTATACTGCTGCTTTATGTTGctttatgttgtttaaaaaaaaaaagattgtgataAATGACATTGGGATATGGTAGGAGGGAGTTTGTAAAGTTTACAATGTTACAAAAGCCACTTGGTTGTGATtttaccccaaaaaatgtaatttacccTGGTCATCTCTGAAATTgttgttttacaaaaacatttattaataaatacaagaaTAAACTTATGAACATCATTTCTGGCTCACTAGTCCTATGATCATGTAATATAAACTTACTGAATATTGAACTATTATTCTAGATGACAGTTTATCAAAAGGTGTGTTCTTGTAGTTTTTAGACCTGTAAACATTAAATCTTCTTAACATCACACTATTaaaaccaatatatatatattcacctCTCATTAGCTGTCCTTCAACAGCCTTTGTTTTAGTGGTGGACATAAAGAGTTGTGAATTATTCAACTCAACTGCTGTTTGAATTTTTATCAGGTCCAGATCCAAACTCATCAATAGCAGCAGGTCCTGTGTCTGCAGTGAATGATTAAACCACTAGGTGGCATAAACAGAACATCAGTGTTTACAAGAGGATTTGTTCAACAGAGTTTCATCCGTCTTgcatttaataaatgtgtatttgtaaagacatagtataatataatgAGGGTGTTTTCCAATATCGGAAAATATTCAAGAGTAAAATCTCACATTTTGAGGGCTGAAGGAACATGGTTCTGTCATGTGTCCAGATGTTCTAGTTTTAAATAATAGGTCCATATACTTACTAGGGATGCCaaacagaactgaaaaaaaaaaggaaccaatAATGATTGCAAATTATTTGATGAGGTACCAGAGACAAAGAAGAGGCATTTATCTCAACATATCTCATATGATATACAAACCTCATTCATTACCAAAAGTAAACAATCAATTGATTTATGTAATTTggaaatttgtaatttttttcttccctctacAACAAATCAAACTGAACCATATCCGAAGACCGCAATACAAACCGAATCGTGGTTTGTTGAATCGGTTCACCACTAATATATTACATAAATCATGTGACTAAAAATGATATCAGGAGTAAAGGAtgaattcctttatttgtttgattttcagaAATATGCCAACACAAATCTTTATCAGACATCCAGAGATTAACTATGAGTACAAATGAGCACCACAATATTTGGCACACTACAATGAATGTGAGGTTAAACACGTGTAATAAATGTGTGCTAAGATGAGCATGCTGAAATCTGAACCGCTCAGTTTAGCTGTTTTTACCAAGATGACGTGTGTTTTATTAGTACCAGAAATCAAAATGGTCAACTTTACATTTATAGTTTACCATCACAGTAGTCATGGCAATAAAGTATATAGTACCAAATATAAAGTAGAACCAGAAAAATATCACGTCCAACTTGTTGGCAAATATCAGAATTGTTTTACTTTCCAGGCTCTGGGCATCAAGACCTTCCAGGAAGTTGACCACCTTCCTGAGCATTTGACTGTCCTCTTCTGAGCCACTCAGCTGAGTGACACTAATGTCAGCTTTGACTTCTGTAGGGAATGAAACCGGAATCAGTGCAGGtcataaaggttttttttagttcGTCAAAAATCAAGACTTGAGAATCAAAATATCCTACTCAATATCAATAAGTATTGCAGTTCAGAATCTACACATGCAGTTTTGCTtaccctcatcctcctccacgtccttttttctcatgttttcagAGACCGACCCTTTGGAGCAGCACCAGAAAAGGAGGCTGCCATCTGTGGACAACCGGGTCAGCACCATGGACACCAGCATGCTCAACACCAAGAAGaccagacaaacacagaagtGGGTTCCTGCGGAAGAGACAAGACGGTTAGCGACTGAAACTTGCGATGCTGTTCATGTATTTGttctgtgagtgtttgtgaCTGACGGATGATGGGGCTGCATTTGCCGTCTCCGGGGAGCTGATCGTTGAGGATGATGAGGAACATGGTGAAGCTGAGCACCAGAGTGACCTTGAAAGAGTTGCGTTCGCCGCCGCGCAATGGCAGAGCGAAGCTGACCACATCAGCCAAGACGATCAGAATACTGGGCAGCAGCAATGTTATGAAGGGGTTGGTGTATTTGATGCTCAATGCCACCTGAGGAGTATGGCAGACAGAGTCTCATGGTACAATATAGAAACGGCCTTTCAAGGTTTTAAGAACTCCTGTGTCTCGTGCATATTTTcctaattaatcaattagtagTTTTTCTTCCCCACAAAATGGTTATAAGTTCTCACAGACATTCAAATTGCATTCACATTTTTCCTGCCAACAGTCAAACATTCAAGTATATTAAGTCTATTatcatatatgacaaagaaaagctaCAAATCCTTACATATGAGAAGCAGGAATCAGGGAAAGTTTGCTGATTAATGatgtcaaaatagttgccaCTATTGCAGGAATCTGGTGAATCATTCATTACCTGTACAACGTAGAAATGACAATTCTACATTCTCACAAACTTACCATGATGTAATTCCGGTCTTCTCTTACTTTCTG
This genomic window from Anoplopoma fimbria isolate UVic2021 breed Golden Eagle Sablefish chromosome 11, Afim_UVic_2022, whole genome shotgun sequence contains:
- the zgc:112148 gene encoding Golgi apparatus membrane protein TVP23 homolog B, translating into MLRQDSQDAPLFGEDDGNTGARRSKIRHPMVSFFHLFFRTSAILVYLLCDIFSSRFIACMVTIILLLSCDFWTVKNVSGRLLVGLRWWNQVDKDGKNHWVFESRKTQSLSTTSSAESQIFWLGLIVCPIFWIFFVFSTIFSFKIKWLAVVIMGLVLQWANLYGYVRCKLGGQTNLRHMAQNYLGAQLFKQAMKKTEEP
- the LOC129098319 gene encoding 5-hydroxytryptamine receptor 3A-like, giving the protein MWTDPELGWNTSLYQYEQVILPVNKIWTPELHVTNGIKTMMIHSSPDLLVDNNGTVKHTVIINAEVDCEVNLFNYPFASDECPVAIQTWSLQECGTKLVFGILKMVDGSHGDWRTDNVELQKVREDRNYIMVALSIKYTNPFITLLLPSILIVLADVVSFALPLRGGERNSFKVTLVLSFTMFLIILNDQLPGDGKCSPIIRTHFCVCLVFLVLSMLVSMVLTRLSTDGSLLFWCCSKGSVSENMRKKDVEEDEEVKADISVTQLSGSEEDSQMLRKVVNFLEGLDAQSLEKKTNR